A stretch of DNA from Pseudomonas sp. HN11:
GAGCCCACGACAGAGCAACGTGATCTTCTGGCTCAAATCATTGACGTGAGCATTCCGTCCAACCTAAAACCCTCGGTACAGGAGGCGATGCACTACGTGCTGCAGCGCTCAGGCTATTCGCTCTGCTCTACTGCTGAACCAGTAAAGATACTGTTTACCCGGCCTCTGCCCGCCGCCCATTACCGGCTCGGCCCGATTTCATTAAGCAACGCTCTACAAGTACTGGCTGGCCCCGCCTGGCAACTCACGATCGATGAGGTCAGCCGTTCGGTCTGCTTCGAACGGCAAAAAAAAGATGCTGCCGTCGTGCGGGTCGCACCCAGCGTGCCCCATCAGCCGGAGGCACGCCCATGAAAGCCTCGACGTTTCAAACCCTCATTGTCGGCTCACTTTGCCTGGCGGTCTCCGGGCTGAGTGGTGGTTTGTATAACCAGTATCAACGCGTGACCGAGCTGGAAAATGCGAACGCCCAACGCGTACAGACCCTGGATACCCTGCAACGTGATTCAAGCACCCTCTTGGATGCACAGGAGAAGCTGCAGTACGCACTGAAAGACCTGAAGCAGATGGTCGATTCCGGTGAGCAACAGGCCAATACCCTCGATCCGATGTTGGATCAATGGGCGCAGGAGATACAGGAACTGCGTGATGGTCTGGCAGCCCGTGCTACCGAAGTCGACATGATCGCGCTACGCGCACGACTTGAGCACGTCGAGCAGCAACTCCTGGACCTCAAGAGCCAGCCACCACTCCCACCTCCGACGCCTTCCACGGCCGAGC
This window harbors:
- the pilL2 gene encoding PFGI-1 class ICE element type IV pilus protein PilL2, with translation MERFLTPVCLLGLLSACTAQIPNTLPTHPEVDSGSNRIQRSKDAVEESPRTELRYGRYTLVSTEPTTEQRDLLAQIIDVSIPSNLKPSVQEAMHYVLQRSGYSLCSTAEPVKILFTRPLPAAHYRLGPISLSNALQVLAGPAWQLTIDEVSRSVCFERQKKDAAVVRVAPSVPHQPEARP
- a CDS encoding chemotaxis protein, giving the protein MKASTFQTLIVGSLCLAVSGLSGGLYNQYQRVTELENANAQRVQTLDTLQRDSSTLLDAQEKLQYALKDLKQMVDSGEQQANTLDPMLDQWAQEIQELRDGLAARATEVDMIALRARLEHVEQQLLDLKSQPPLPPPTPSTAEPKKTAQPKPAPLLPPFSVLSIEYRGGERFLAVSPPDSRSLDDIRLLHNGEQLGTWQLKVLEPNAAVFAVAAQPDQTVQLP